In Lathamus discolor isolate bLatDis1 chromosome 1, bLatDis1.hap1, whole genome shotgun sequence, the following are encoded in one genomic region:
- the LOC136010492 gene encoding C-type lectin domain family 2 member B-like, translating to MGHEGRGARERGTGWRKGLFSNIWLWQGVAGVLAAAVILILCIQFLNRSSDFPICPSLELCPSDWLYFQRKCYYISESEASWNSSQSFCSLHNASLLVIENHQELNFMMKITKQDPWIGLYKRNEEFFWVDGKALDTTLIEVKGSGNCAYLESKGVSASGCYLTRKWVCSLNVGLSR from the exons ATGGGACACGAGGGCAGAGGCGCCCGGGAGCGCGGGACGGGATGGCGCAAAG GTCTGTTCTCAAATATCTGGTTATGGCAAGGTGTTGCTGGagtccttgctgctgctgtcattttGATTTTGTGTATTCAGTTTC TAAACCGTTCTTCAGATTTTCCCATCTGTCCTTCCCTGGAACTCTGTCCGTCGGATTGGCTGTATTTCCAGAGAAAATGTTACTACATCTCTGAGAGTGAAGCCAGCTGGAATTCCAGTCAGAGCTTTTGCTCTTTGCACAATGCTTCCCTCCTGGTGATAGAAAATCATCAGGAACTG AATTTTATGATGAAGATAACAAAGCAAGACCCCTGGATTGGACTCtataaaagaaatgaagagtTCTTCTGGGTAGATGGGAAAGCATTAGACACTACACT GATTGAAGTAAAAGGCTCTGGAAATTGTGCCTATCTTGAATCCAAAGGAGTCTCGGCCTCTGGCTGTTACTTAACCAGGAAGTGGGTCTGTAGTTTGAATGTTGGCTTATCACGATAA